The Arabidopsis thaliana chromosome 5, partial sequence genomic interval GAGGCCTATATAAGCTTTATTTAGCtttcaaaaattattgtttaagaATTAAGATGATCCTTAACGTCTTTCCAACTAACATAACacacatagaaaaaaaaaacgaaagagatTTGGCCAAGCTTTAAAGAGGTATGTCatagttttaatttctatatttgttttttctagtTAATTAACTAGTTATTGCTTCTATAAATGCATTTAAACTTGAGTAGTTGAAATCTTATGATGATGCCTATTCTTTATTGTGAGTGCAGTACACATTTAAGCTtcgatattttttctttgtatctcctatttttttctaagtcTCGCTGACATCTTtcatatcaatttatatagGGAGCAATACTGTCAGAAAATTAAACACATGAAAATtgttgttattaatttatagtattGTCATTAATCGTCAAACTTTATTTAAAGGATTTTAAGATTCGTTGGCAATAATCTGAACGAAAGTACAGTCTTAAACTTATTGTTCGCATAAAGAAGTAGACATTGTTAGAATTAATATTACATTGTTACAGATATGAGTTCTAACCTGGAATTGATGAGATAATCAGTCTCACAATAAGCGACAACAGTTCTCCAACTAATgttcaatatattttcaactaACATCAGTATTCAGTGCACATATTTAGTTCTTGTAATCTGTTAAATGTAGTTTGTTTGACTGCTTTAATCAAATCAGGATTCagtttattttagtttctaaGCAATGATAAGCAGAACATTCGTTTTGGGCTTTTAATTGGGCCTTTATcttgtctttattttttcgtCTGAAAACATCGGGCCTATATCTTCAcgtctaaattttaaatacagGGAAACTGTAGCTTACAATGatgataaatttttagtttggtGATCCATTTTTCTCACCTATatataattgaagaaaaaaagtatatgCATATACAATAATTCAGGTAGAGTTTGACCCGAAACGGTTACAACGGTTTGgcataataaacaaaaaacaaattcggCATCCCAAGGAATGCAACGTTCACTGAGGCTTTCTCTAAAAGATAGTactaaattataaaagaagCGTCTTTTTGAAGCAATCTCAAACTAAaccttttgcttctcttctctcccaTTTCCTGTAATCATTTCTCCGATTTaactatctctctttctctcatttgCAGTTTTCCTGAAACTTTTCAGAAACCTAATTTGGTTTCTCTTATATATGCTCTTAATGAACCAGTTTATCCGGATTTCGGGTTTGATTCAAGACTCTAACCCTAAAGTCTGTTAGTTGATGCAAAGATGCTCGGAGATTTCATCACAAGAATCATAATGTTAGaccctctttctctctcgtcTTTCCTTCATCTGGTTTTATATTTAGGCATTTTcgttcttctttctcttagaTTTTCTGGAAAATTTGCAGATTGCTTGTGGGTTACGCGTACCCTGCATATGGATGCTACAAAAGcgtggaaaagaaaaagcttgagATTCACGAACTTAGATACTGGTGCCAATATTGGTAAAGCTTACTAATTGTTAATAAAGAAGATTCCTTTTTTGGATAAGGGTATCTTATTCTCATAACCATCTTATCAAAAATCCGAATTTGATTTGTAGGATCTTGGTGGCTCTTCTTACTGTTTTCGAAAGGATAGGAGACATCATTGTATCATGGTTAGTACTTATATGTCAAACTTCAAATCTCCATCATATGCTTCTTTATTGTATGAAACCTTCTGATTCATCTCATCTATCCGCAGGTTACCACTCTACGGAGAGATCAAAATCGCTCTTCTCATCTACTTATGTTACCCGAAATCACAGGTACTAACTACAGTACAATGCAATAAAAATCTAATGAGAATTCATTCTCATTCTTAGATTCACAAAACgaccaatcttcttctcttggttTCTAACAGGGACTTAGCTATGTCTACGAGAAGCTACTATGTCCATACATGTCAAAACATGAATCTGACATCGATCAAGGAATCTCTGTCTTAAAGATAAGAGGACATTTAGTAATTGCTCAACTACTGCAATGTATCTTCCACTGGAGCCTCCAAATCTTCAAGCAATTGCAACAACAATTCACCATCTATAAGgtattcaaaacaaacatatacatCCTCAAGCTTTACTGCATCAGAGCACTCTCACCAAATCCATCACTTCCTTTGTCTACAGAATAAAAACCAATCAAAGTCAAAagatcaacaacaaacaagaactTCTTTAATGTTTCTCCGTTAGAAGGTGCCTGCTATACTACTCTAAGCCACAATCTCAATAACCGGGTTTTTAAACCGCCGGTTAACCGGAGTTTCACATGACTTCAAATTGACCACagacgaacaaaaaaaaaaagatttttcctTTGATATGTTTTGAATATTGTAACACTTTATTGTATACAATTCAATTCATGAAAAATCCAATTTTCTCACCAAATCAAAGTTTATTTGACAATCAAAGGAACACGAAACGATTGAAAAATCCAATCAAACACACGTCGCAAGAACTGAAACCCGGCGGATAAGTGAAGCCAAACGCGGCGGAAGAATTGAGAACCAGCAGAATCATCTGACGAAGTAAGCACCGTTGGTTGAAGATAAGACAAAGCAGCTTGCTTAACGAGACGGTTACGAATCGAGATATCTCCGGCGGCGGTGGATATAACAGGAGAGCAGCTACCGTTGATCGACGGTAAATTGAGTGAAGAGTTAATCGGAGAAGAGATGATATCTCTGAGAGAAGTGTAAGCTACGAAAGAGGATGGTTTTACGGAGATGAGCTCGTAATCGAACGAAGACGGCGGCGTTGAAGCTATGTCGAAAGGAACTTCTGGAGGAGTTAGAGTCGTCATGTTGGATATGGATTTTGTACGGCGGAGTTGAGTCGCCGGAGATTGTGACGGCGGAATCTCCAtagtctttcttcttctttttttttgtttggtttgtttgtgaGTTTGTGGCTGATTGGGTTTTGCGAGTGTTTAAAGTAAGGAAGGAGGTCCAATTATTGATCTCTATGATATGTACATTTGTCACTATCTTGTGTTGTATTAATTAGTAAAGAGATACGTTtactttatttgtattttcttaattattatgatTGGAATGGAAGATAGTAggcaaattacaaaatttaaggATTGATTACTATTTTTGATGTGAAGATTAGATGGAAATATATTCGGAAATCCAACCAGCctaaaaatagattttgatttaattatcaAAGTATGATCATCAACACGGTGTCGTTCCGGTTCATCGAACATTccacttctttcttcttgtctgAAAAATCTAGAAGAGCAGCTATTTGGTTTCTCTATCCGATTCGTCTCTCTCACGCCCTCACGTTTATCCACCTCATCCTCAAACCAAACCACAAGACCTCTTTTTTAAGTAACCAATCacagagagatagagagagagaacagagTCAATGTCAATGGCGTctatagcttcttcttcttccaccacCCTACTCTCTTCCTCTAGGGTTCTTCTTCCCTCCaagtcttctcttttatcTCCTACCGTCTCTTTCCCCAGAATCATACCCTCTTCCTCGGCATCatcctcttctctctgttcCGGGTTCTCCAGTCTCGGTTCCCTCACCACCAACCGCTCCGCCTCACGCCGGAACTTCGCCGTCAAGGCTCAGGCTGTAAGTTGACTCGCAATGCCATAAATTTCTTGTATTTGCTCCATCTTCTCATTCACTATGATTGTTGTATGAATTCGTTAGCTTGTTATAATGGGATCCGTACTATTTTCCTGCTTCTTATCTCTTAAGGGTTTTGAGATCATTGGATAAAAGactaaactttaaactttttagAGTTCTGCGATTTGAATTGAGCGACATTTTTGTTACCCTTCTTTCGGGTTTAATTAGGGATGGGAGGAAATGAtctgaaattaattaatatgattcACATTTGGCTCATACACAGAAATCTTTTGAGCCCTGCATAGATAGTGAACACCAGTTAAAGAACATTTTGTGTGGTTAAACAATTCGATGATCGATGACTGACtagtgtttatatgttttatgaaTGCAGGATGATTTACCACTGGTCGGTAATAAGGCGCCTGATTTTGAAGCTGAGGCAGTTTTTGATCAAGAGTTCATAAAGGTACTTTCATTCCATTCAAACCTTATTTAACATGTTAGTTAGTTAAGTGTCATAAGCTAAGGTCAATGCAGTAGAGCAATGTTCTGATAGTAATCGACCTATGAATCATGGTTTCAGGTGAAGCTCTCTGAGTACATTGGCAAAAAGTATGTTATTCTATTCTTCTACCCTTTGGACTTCACTTTTGTCTGCCCCACTGGTTAGTATTCTGCTAAGGAAATAGCTTCAAAACTGAAACTCTCGCCCTCATAGTCACTgaaatttccaatttttctTTGCTTATTCTAGAGATTACTGCCTTCAGTGACCGTTATGAAGAATTTGAGAAGCTAAACACCGAAGTATTAGGGGTCTCTGTCGACAGTGTGGTAagtcaaatttttatttctccACCTGAACCAAGAAAGAACATTCTGGTCTCAGcattttgaaaaatggtttcaagtatttgatgtACTCAGAACCTTGGCAAGTGGCAGTCTGATAATCGAATGGAACGTTTTCTTTTGGATAATGGAACGTTTGATTCCATGTTCATGTAGTTCTCGCATCTTGCGTGGGTCCAAACAGACAGAAAGTCGGGAGGGCTCGGTGATCTGAATTATCCTCTTGTTTCGGATATCACTAAATCCATTTCAAAATCGTTTGGAGTGCTCATCCCTGATCAGGTAAACGATTTCTTCTGACATAGTTGCATCATACTTGCATTGAGTCCAATCCACTTGTGTTCTTTCAAGTAACGTATAGCCACTTTGAATCAAAGCATTTTGCTAATATATAAGTACAGGGCATTGCACTGAGAGGGCTTTTCATCATAGACAAGGAAGGAGTCATTCAGCATTCCACCATCAACAACCTCGGTATTGGCCGAAGTGTTGATGAGACAATGAGAACCCTCCAGgtaataaagagaaaaatcacATCATTGAGATAGatagataaagagagatttgtttttgaggtttagggtttagatgCGTTATTTGTTGCTTCTTGTGATGTTGTCTTGCAGGCATTACAGTATGTTCAAGAAAACCCGGATGAAGTGTGCCCTGCGGGATGGAAGCCAGGGGAGAAATCAATGAAACCTGACCCCAAGCTCAGCAAAGAATACTTTTCAGCTATCTAGAGGCTAAGATTGAACACATGTTTGGTGAAAATTAGCAATCAGAGTTGTTTTATTCGTCTTTTCAAAGTTGGAGCAGAGTTGTTATTTTTAGCCAAAGAACCTTTGTATCTATCTCATCTTTCTCCTGTTTCTGCTATGTGATTCTCCttaaattgaatcaaaaataaagaaatccttcttttcttttgccaaTATTTATGTCTTTCACTTGTGTAAATAGTTTATAATAATGCAAAGAGGCAGAGTATTTTGACCattgcaaaaaataaattagaaaaatatcatGTGAGGTCACAGCTCCCTGGAATTAGATAACtatctgattgatttgtttaataaaCTTGAGTGCTCATTAAGCTAATCTCCATCTGTAGCCgacaacaaaattatgttgTGGTATTACTCGGAATATTCTCCACTCggattaattaaaaaatatcgTACATGATAATTTTCTggttaaataaaaatctgataCCTTTGACAcgagaaaaaagttaaaaactagAAGTTATGGataaaatcagaaaataaccaaaagaaaaggatcGTTTTGTCATTTCTTGAAAATAGCCCTATCCTTTTTTTccattaaaccaaaatgtaCAAAGACAAGTGGGGAGTGATAGGGTTTGGTATATACGCGGTTAGCAGTTACCCACATGGTTTATCCACTTCACACATTTAAACCACCCctacaaaataatgtttatcAAAACGACCCCAAtactttcttttgtcttctttccgCCCTTACCTTCTGATGTTAAACAACTTAATTTCCGCTGTACACtgcttttaccaaaaaataaactcCCCATAATACATCCTTACGTAGCGGTAGCTACCTCCGAACCCGGTACATAACTTATCCGGTCCACTTCATCCCAAACCAATTTTGATGTTATCTCATCAAACTCCGGTTCATATTCCTATAACATCATTTTTAGAGTACGTACCATCAACAAATGAACCATGTATCGAATGTCTTATATTGGCACGAATATGAGGCTCGAAATATACCTCGAGTTGTCGAACCAACTCTTTAGCGTTTGGAGCTGAGACGATGATTCGACGAGCCATTGGGGATATAAATCCTTCGTCCACAGCCTTATCAATAAACGTTAACAGCGAGTTGTAGTAACCATCCACGTTAAGAAGACCCACCTGTCAAAAATTATTGACCAAAAATAATGTTAGAAACCAAATATCTTTAAAtagtataaaagaaagattacGACATGGGAAGCTTCCGGTCTCACAATCAGGGGTTATGTAGTCGTACGTCGTGACAACACATCGTTTTTTATATTCAATGCATATATCATAATATTACATGCTCTTAGAATATgtacattttaatttaaaatgagAATAGTACCAAAAAAGTTTAAGAGGTATAAAGAATCCCAAAAGGAATCTTGTTCCATGTGATTATTCCGACGTAACATATGCAACCatttgtatcttcttcattcaGTCAAATTAAACCACACATTATATGaatataaattctttttaaggttttaaatatgagaaaaatatatccaaCACGCATATTCCGGTCGTAACTCATAACAATAATGTAAGCTCATATATCATActttaaaatgaattatataATCCGTAAAAGTTAAAcgaaattttttaatttccctGATTACGTACCGGCTTACGGTGGATACCGAGTTGAGCCCATGTAATGACTTCCAGCAATTCTTCTAACGTACCATACCCACCTAACAATTTACCAATAGATTCATTCGACATATTTAGATCTTATCCATTTTTCTAAAGGAAATgagttttatacttttattacatataaaGAATTGGATTACAAACCAGGAAGGGCAATGAATGCGTCGGCTTGGCGAGCCATTTCAGCTTTCCTTTGATGCATATCGGCCACGGCTTTAACTTCTCCGATGGTCTCACCAGTTAtctacaaattattattaacataACTTTTAGgtatctttatttattattgcCTCTAAAATGTGAACACCGCAAAACATCTTACATATTATATTGCATGGTCTTTTTATTGTGGgtttaacatataaaaatattagttggTCAAGGAGATGTATCGTGAAGGAAACCAAAAAACGCTCCAAGTCTCAATCATTCCTTTTTTGGTCCTACCACTATTTTATGTAGATCATTACAAGGCAATTTCTATCTcaataatactatatatataataccaAGTCcaacaaaattgatatttcaTTCAATAGAGCTTTATTTGGTGCATACCTCTCTTGGCATCAAGGTTTTTGGAATGACCCTACAAGAGATAAGTGAATATACCGGTTAAGAATGatgtatataaaacaaaactggtATGGATTTCAATCTACAATTAACTagaaagaaatatgaaaattggCTATTTTGGTATAGATAGGTCATTGAAACGAGATTCTCTGat includes:
- a CDS encoding uncharacterized protein (unknown protein; BEST Arabidopsis thaliana protein match is: unknown protein (TAIR:AT3G52520.1); Has 1807 Blast hits to 1807 proteins in 277 species: Archae - 0; Bacteria - 0; Metazoa - 736; Fungi - 347; Plants - 385; Viruses - 0; Other Eukaryotes - 339 (source: NCBI BLink).), which codes for MEIPPSQSPATQLRRTKSISNMTTLTPPEVPFDIASTPPSSFDYELISVKPSSFVAYTSLRDIISSPINSSLNLPSINGSCSPVISTAAGDISIRNRLVKQAALSYLQPTVLTSSDDSAGSQFFRRVWLHLSAGFQFLRRVFDWIFQSFRVPLIVK
- the 2-Cys Prx B gene encoding 2-cysteine peroxiredoxin B, which translates into the protein MSMASIASSSSTTLLSSSRVLLPSKSSLLSPTVSFPRIIPSSSASSSSLCSGFSSLGSLTTNRSASRRNFAVKAQADDLPLVGNKAPDFEAEAVFDQEFIKVKLSEYIGKKYVILFFYPLDFTFVCPTEITAFSDRYEEFEKLNTEVLGVSVDSVFSHLAWVQTDRKSGGLGDLNYPLVSDITKSISKSFGVLIPDQGIALRGLFIIDKEGVIQHSTINNLGIGRSVDETMRTLQVIKRKITSLR
- the 2-Cys Prx B gene encoding 2-cysteine peroxiredoxin B (2-cysteine peroxiredoxin B (2-Cys Prx B); FUNCTIONS IN: peroxiredoxin activity, antioxidant activity; INVOLVED IN: response to cold, defense response to bacterium; LOCATED IN: apoplast, stromule, chloroplast stroma, chloroplast; EXPRESSED IN: 23 plant structures; EXPRESSED DURING: 13 growth stages; CONTAINS InterPro DOMAIN/s: Peroxiredoxin, C-terminal (InterPro:IPR019479), Thioredoxin fold (InterPro:IPR012335), Alkyl hydroperoxide reductase/ Thiol specific antioxidant/ Mal allergen (InterPro:IPR000866), Thioredoxin-like (InterPro:IPR017936), Thioredoxin-like fold (InterPro:IPR012336); BEST Arabidopsis thaliana protein match is: Thioredoxin superfamily protein (TAIR:AT3G11630.1); Has 30201 Blast hits to 17322 proteins in 780 species: Archae - 12; Bacteria - 1396; Metazoa - 17338; Fungi - 3422; Plants - 5037; Viruses - 0; Other Eukaryotes - 2996 (source: NCBI BLink).), which encodes MSMASIASSSSTTLLSSSRVLLPSKSSLLSPTVSFPRIIPSSSASSSSLCSGFSSLGSLTTNRSASRRNFAVKAQADDLPLVGNKAPDFEAEAVFDQEFIKVKLSEYIGKKYVILFFYPLDFTFVCPTEITAFSDRYEEFEKLNTEVLGVSVDSVFSHLAWVQTDRKSGGLGDLNYPLVSDITKSISKSFGVLIPDQGIALRGLFIIDKEGVIQHSTINNLGIGRSVDETMRTLQALQYVQENPDEVCPAGWKPGEKSMKPDPKLSKEYFSAI
- the LOG7 gene encoding Putative lysine decarboxylase family protein (Putative lysine decarboxylase family protein; CONTAINS InterPro DOMAIN/s: Conserved hypothetical protein CHP00730 (InterPro:IPR005269); BEST Arabidopsis thaliana protein match is: lysine decarboxylase family protein (TAIR:AT2G37210.1); Has 5281 Blast hits to 5279 proteins in 1570 species: Archae - 23; Bacteria - 3686; Metazoa - 10; Fungi - 132; Plants - 400; Viruses - 0; Other Eukaryotes - 1030 (source: NCBI BLink).), giving the protein MEETKSRFKRICVFCGSSSGKKPSYQEAAIQLGNELVERRIDLVYGGGSVGLMGLVSQAVHHGGRHVLGVIPKTLMPREITGETIGEVKAVADMHQRKAEMARQADAFIALPGGYGTLEELLEVITWAQLGIHRKPVGLLNVDGYYNSLLTFIDKAVDEGFISPMARRIIVSAPNAKELVRQLEEYEPEFDEITSKLVWDEVDRISYVPGSEVATAT